The DNA window CGCTCCAGATTGTGCGGGTCGATCTTGCCGAGCGCGCCGTCGACGGCATGCAGCCGCGCGCCGCCGGAAAAATATTCCGGCGCACCGCACTCGTCTTCGATGACGTGCGATTCGCGGTGGGCGAAGGAAATGCCGCCGGGCTTGTTGAAGGTGGTCAACGACAGCGAATTGGCGGCGGTGCCAGTCGCCACGAAGAAGACCGCGACCTCGCGTTCGAAAATTTCGTTGAAGCGCTGGTAGACTGCCTGGTCGAGCGCGCTGTCGCCATAGGCGGTGGCGAAGCCGGCGGACGCGGCCGACAGGCCGGCAACGATATTGGGATGGGCGCCTGCCCAATTGTCGGAAGCGAAGAACATGCATCTGCCTGTGTTGGGGAAATCGGTGCGGAGTTGACCGGTTTCATGTTCCAACCGCAAGAGCCAGATGCTGGAAAACCGTTAAAGCCAGCCGTGGCGCAGGCGGGAAACGGCGACTGAAGCTTACGTTTTCTCTCATCTTCACGTAATTTTATGTCGCGGAAGCCTCAAGTTTTTTGTGAATCGGTCTTGTGTGCGCCAGGGAATTCTGCCATAAAAATTTAGGACAGTAGTGCTGTCTTATTTTGTCGCACAAAACAGGCTGGATTGGCGTAACATATTGGCCTCTCCGGCTGTTGCCGCGAGCGACAGGTGGACGGCCAGACGCTGGCCTGTACGATACCAGATGCGAACCATGCGGAAAGCCGCCTGGTTCGGCAAGGATTTCGCAAGACGTGCCGCAAGGATCAGGGTGAGCCAAGCGCTTGCCGAGGCAAATTAGCGACCGACGAATGGCCAGCGCCTGAAGGGCTGGAATGGAGGACAGGACAATGACGGACATGACGCTCTCTGCGACGAACGGCCAGGCCGCGCAGACGAAAGCGGCTGCCGTCAAAAATACGCCTCGAACCGACATCGGCCGAACCGGTTTTGCCGCTCGGGGCCTCTACGATCCGCGCAACGAGCATGACGCCTGCGGCGTCGGCTTCATCGTCAACATGAAGGGCGTGAAATCGCATCAGATCGTCAAGGACGGCCTTGCCGTGCTCGAAAACCTGACGCATCGCGGCGCCGTCGGCGCCGACCCGCTGGTCGGCGATGGCGCTGGTGTGCTGGTGCAGCTTCCCGACCAGTTCTTCCGCGAGGAAATGGCGGCCAACGGCATCGAACTGCCGCCGGCTGGCCAGTATGGCGTCGGGCACTGGTTCATGCCGCAGGACGCGGCGCTGCGCGCCCATATCGAGGACATCATCGCCGAATCGGCGCAGTCCGAGGGGCTGCCGCTGCTCGGATTCCGCGACGTGCCCGTCGACAATTCGTCGCTGTCGAAGGCGCCCGACATCGCGGCATCCGAGCCGTTCCATCGCCAGGTGTTCATCGGCCGCACGGCGGACATTCCCGATGATGAGGAGTACGAGGCCCGGCTCTACCTGCTGCGAAAGGTCATTTCGGGCCGCATCTATGCCGAGAACGACAACAAGGATATCGGCGCCTATTGCGTGTCGCTGTCGGCGCGCACCATCGTCTACAAGGGCATGTTCCTGGCCTATCAGGTCGGCGCCTATTACAAGGATCTCAAGGACCCTCGGTTCGAGACGGCGCTGATCCTGGTGCATCAGCGTTTCTCGACCAACACCTTCCCGTCGTGGAAGCTGGCGCATCCCTACCGCATGGTCGCGCACAATGGCGAGATCAACACGGTGCGCGGCAACAACAACTGGATGGCTGCGCGCCAGGCGTCCGTCGATTCCGAGCTGTTCGGCAACAACATCTCGAAGCTGTGGCCGATCTCCTATGACGGCCAGTCCGACACGGCGTGCTTCGACAATGCGCTCGAGTTCCTGTTCCAGGGCGGCTACAGCCTCAGCCACGCCATGATGATGCTGATCCCGGAAGCCTGGGCCGGCAACAAGCTCATGGATGCCGACCGCAAGGCTTTCTATGAATACCATGCGGCGCTGATGGAGCCGTGGGACGGGCCGGCCGCAGTTGCTTTCACCGATGGCCGCCAGATCGGCGCCACGCTCGACCGCAACGGACTGCGTCCGGCACGCTACATCGTCACCGACGATGACCGCGTCATCATGGCTTCGGAGGCCGGCGTGCTGCCGGTGCCGGAGGAGAAGATCGTCCAGAAGTGGCGGCTGCAGCCCGGCCGCATGCTCTTGATCGACCTTGCCAAGGGCCGCATCGTGCCTGACGAGGAGATCAAGTCGGAGATCGCCACCAAGCACCCCTACAAGACCTGGCTCGCCAACACGCAGCTCATCCTGGAAGATCTGAAGCCGGTCGAGCCACGCGCGCTGCGCAAGGATGTCAGCCTGCTCGATCGCCAGCAGGCATTCGGCTACACCCAGGAAGACACCAAGCTGTTGATGTCGCCGATGGCGACCACCGGCCAGGAAGCCGTCGGCTCGATGGGCACCGACACGCCGATCTCGGCGATGTCGGACAAGTCGAAGCTGCTCTACACCTATTTCAAGCAGAATTTCGCCCAGGTCACCAATCCGCCCATCGATCCGATCCGCGAGGAGCTGGTGATGAGCCTGGTGTCCTTCATCGGGCCGCGGCCGAACATTTTCGATCTTGTGGGTAGTTCGCGCCGCAAGCGGCTCGAAGTTCGCCAGCCCATCCTGACCAATGGCGATCTCGAAAAGATCCGCTCCATCGGCCACACAGAGGACCGTTTCGACACCAAGACGATCGACATCACCTATGGCTCGAACGAGGGCGCCGCAGGCATGCAGGGCGCCATCGACCGGCTCTGCGAACGCGCGGAGGCGGCGGTTGCCGGCGGCTACAACATCATCATCCTGTCCGACCGCCAGGTCGGGCCGGACCGGATCGCGATTCCCGCCCTGCTGGCGACGGCCGCTGTGCATCATCACCTGATCCGCAAGGGGCTGCGCACCTCCGTGGGCCTGGTCGTGGAATCCGGCGAGCCGCGCGAAGTGCATCATTTCTGCTGTCTCGCCGGCTACGGCGCCGAAGCGATCAACCCTTACCTTGCCTTCGACACGCTGCTCGACATGCACAAGCGCGGCGAACTGCCGGAAGAGGTCGACGCCTACGAGGTCGTGTCGCGCTACATTAAGTCGATCGGCAAGGGCATCCTCAAGGTGATGTCCAAGATGGGCATCTCGACCTATCAGTCCTACTGCGGCGCGCAGATTTTCGACGCCATCGGGCTGAAGACCGATTTCGTCGAGAAGTATTTCACCGGCACCGCGACGCTGATCGAAGGCGTCGGGCTGGATGAGGTCGCGGGCGAGACGGTCAGCCGCCATACGGATGGTTTCGGCAGCGATCCGGTGTTGCGCAACAGCCTGGACGTCGGTGGTGAATACCTCTTCCGCATGCGTGGCGAGGCGCATATGTGGTCGCCCGACGCGGTCGCCACCTTGCAGCACGCCGTGCGTCAGGGCTCGTGGGAGACGTTCAAGGACTATTCCGCGCAGATCGACAGCGAGACGGCCCGCGCGCAGACCATCCGTGGCCTGTTCAAGATCAGGCTGGCGGACGACACCGGGCGCAAGAAGGTCGCGCTCGACGACGTCATGCCGGCGACCGACATCGTCAAGCGTTTCTCGACCGGGGCGATGTCGTTCGGTTCGATCTCGCGCGAGGCGCACACCACGCTGGCGCGCGCCATGAACCAGATCGGCGGCAAGTCGAACACCGGCGAGGGCGGCGAAGAGGCCGACCGTTATCTGCCGCTGCCTGGCGGCGGCAAGAACCCGGAACGCTCGGCGATCAAGCAGGTCGCCTCGGGCCGCTTCGGCGTGACGGCCGAATACCTCGTCAATTCCGATGTCATGCAAATCAAGGTCGCGCAGGGCGCCAAGCCCGGCGAGGGCGGCCAGTTGCCCGGCCACAAGGTCGACGCGACCATTGCCAAGGTCCGGCACTCGACGCCCGGCGTCGGCCTGATCTCGCCGCCGCCGCATCACGACATCTATTCGATCGAGGATCTGGCGCAGCTGATCTACGATCTGAAGAACGTCAACCCGGCGGCCGATGTGTCGGTCAAGCTGGTCTCGGAAGTCGGTGTCGGCACGGTCGCGGCGGGTGTCGCCAAGGCGCGCGCCGACCACATCACCATCTCGGGCTATGATGGCGGCACGGGTGCCTCGCCGCTGACCTCGCTCAAGCATGCCGGCTCCCCGTGGGAAATGGGCCTGGCCGAAACGCACCAGACTCTTGTGCTCAACGGCTTGCGCAGCAGGGTCGCGCTGCAGGTCGATGGTGGGTTGCGCACCGGGCGCGACGTCATCATCGGCGCGCTGCTCGGCGCCGACGAGTTCGGCTTCTCGACCGCTCCGCTGATCGCGGCCGGCTGCATCATGATGCGCAAGTGCCATCTCAACACCTGCCCGGTTGGCGTCGCCACCCAGGATCCGGTGCTGCGCAAGCGCTTCAAGGGCACGCCTGAGCATGTCATCAACTTCTTCTTCTACGTGGCGGAAGAGGTGAGGGCGCTGCTGGCCGAAATGGGCTTCACCCATATCGACCAGATCATCGGCGACGCCGACCTTCTGGAGAAGCGCGACGTGATCCAGCACTGGAAGGCGCAGGGCCTCGACTTCTCCAGGATGTTCTACAAGCCCGATGTGCCGCATGAAGCGGCGCACTGGACCGAACGCCAGAAGCATCCGATCGACGACGTGCTCGACCGCAAGCTGATCGAACTGGCCAGGCCCGCGCTGGAGGCCAAGCAGCCGGTCAAGATCGAGGTCGACATCCGCAATGTCGACCGTTCGACGGGCGCCATGCTGTCGGGCGAAGTGGCCAAGCGCTTCAAGCACAAGGGGCTTCGCGAGGACACGATCCAGGTCAAGCTGACCGGCACCGCCGGCCAGTCCTTCGGCGCCTTCCTGGCGCGCGGCATCTCGTTCGAACTCGTCGGCGCCGGCAACGACTATGTCGGCAAGGGCCTGTCGGGCGGACGCCTCGTCATCCGGCCACCGGAAGAGGCCAGGATCGTCGCGGCCGACTCCATCATCGTCGGCAATACGGTGCTCTATGGCGCGACCGAGGGCGAAGCCTATTTCGCCGGCGTCGCCGGCGAGCGTTTCGCGGTGCGCAATTCGGGCGTCGCTGCCGTCGTCGAAGGCGTCGGCGACCATGGCTGCGAATACATGACCGGCGGTGTCGTGGTCGTCATCGGCAAGACCGGCCGCAACTTCGCCGCCGGCATGTCGGGCGGTGTCGCCTATGTGCTGGACGAGGCGGGTGATTTCGCCGAGCGCTGCAACATGGCGATGGTCGAGCTGGAGCCGGTTCCGGAAGAAGACGATTTGATGGAAAAGCTGCTGCACCATGGCGGCGACCTCGACCACAAGGGCCGTGTCGACGTCTCGGGCGACATGACCAGCCATGACGAGGAGCGGCTCTACCAGCTGATCTCGAACCACGTGCACTACACGGGTTCGGTGCGCGGCCGCGAGATCCTTGATGACTGGACGACGTTCCGGCCGAAATTCCGCAAGATCATGCCGGTCGAATATCGCCGCGCGCTGATCGAGATGGAGCGCATGCGCATGGGCGTCGCGGCCGAATAAACCTATGAGAACTGCCGGGGAGCCCAGGCTTCCCGGCCCACCTTCATCGACAGTTTGACCTCCGGGGCAAGGTTGCCATGGCTGCCTCAAGAGGTTAACCGGTGCGGCGAGAACCGCACCATCTGGACAGCAGGAACTGGACTATGGGCAAGGTAACAGGCTTTCTCGAAATCGACCGGCAGGTGCACAAGTACCAGCCGGCCTCCGACCGCATCCGGCATTTCCGCGAGTTCACGCTGCCGATGTCGGACAAGGAAGTCGAGAAACAGGCCGCGCGCTGCATGGATTGCGGCATTCCGTTCTGCCACGGGCCGACAGGCTGCCCTATCCACAACCAGATCCCGGACTGGAACGACCTCGTCTACAACAGGGACTGGGACAACGCGATCCGCAACCTGCACTCGACCAACAATTTCCCGGAGTTCACCGGCCGCATCTGTCCCGCACCCTGCGAGGAAGCCTGCACGCTGAACCTCGAGGACATTCCGGTCGCCATCAAGACGGTGGAACAGGCGATCGCCGACAAGGCCTATGAGACCGGTCATATCAGGCCCTATCCGCCGGAGAAGAAGACCGGCAAGCGGGTCGCCATCATCGGCTCCGGCCCGGCCGGCATGGCGGCTGCCCAGCAGCTCGGCCGTGCAGGGCACGACGTCCATGTCTATGAGCGCGAGAGTCGCCCGGGCGGGCTGATGCGCTACGGCATTCCCGACTTCAAGATCGAGAAGCACTATATCGACCGGCGCATCGAGCAGATGCAGGGCGAGGGCGTGACCTTCCATTGCGGCGTCAATGTCGGCGTCGACAAGCCCGTCGCCGAACTGCTGGCCGAACATGATGCGGTGCTCTATTGCGGCGGCTCGGAAACGCCGCGCGCGGCCAATATTCCGGGAGACGATCTCGGCGGCGTGCATGACGCCATGCCCTATCTGGTGCAGCAGAACCGCCGCGTCGGCGGCGAGCCGATCCAGTCGGTGGCGTGGCCGTCGCATCCGATCATCGCCGGCGG is part of the Mesorhizobium loti genome and encodes:
- the gltB gene encoding glutamate synthase large subunit; protein product: MTDMTLSATNGQAAQTKAAAVKNTPRTDIGRTGFAARGLYDPRNEHDACGVGFIVNMKGVKSHQIVKDGLAVLENLTHRGAVGADPLVGDGAGVLVQLPDQFFREEMAANGIELPPAGQYGVGHWFMPQDAALRAHIEDIIAESAQSEGLPLLGFRDVPVDNSSLSKAPDIAASEPFHRQVFIGRTADIPDDEEYEARLYLLRKVISGRIYAENDNKDIGAYCVSLSARTIVYKGMFLAYQVGAYYKDLKDPRFETALILVHQRFSTNTFPSWKLAHPYRMVAHNGEINTVRGNNNWMAARQASVDSELFGNNISKLWPISYDGQSDTACFDNALEFLFQGGYSLSHAMMMLIPEAWAGNKLMDADRKAFYEYHAALMEPWDGPAAVAFTDGRQIGATLDRNGLRPARYIVTDDDRVIMASEAGVLPVPEEKIVQKWRLQPGRMLLIDLAKGRIVPDEEIKSEIATKHPYKTWLANTQLILEDLKPVEPRALRKDVSLLDRQQAFGYTQEDTKLLMSPMATTGQEAVGSMGTDTPISAMSDKSKLLYTYFKQNFAQVTNPPIDPIREELVMSLVSFIGPRPNIFDLVGSSRRKRLEVRQPILTNGDLEKIRSIGHTEDRFDTKTIDITYGSNEGAAGMQGAIDRLCERAEAAVAGGYNIIILSDRQVGPDRIAIPALLATAAVHHHLIRKGLRTSVGLVVESGEPREVHHFCCLAGYGAEAINPYLAFDTLLDMHKRGELPEEVDAYEVVSRYIKSIGKGILKVMSKMGISTYQSYCGAQIFDAIGLKTDFVEKYFTGTATLIEGVGLDEVAGETVSRHTDGFGSDPVLRNSLDVGGEYLFRMRGEAHMWSPDAVATLQHAVRQGSWETFKDYSAQIDSETARAQTIRGLFKIRLADDTGRKKVALDDVMPATDIVKRFSTGAMSFGSISREAHTTLARAMNQIGGKSNTGEGGEEADRYLPLPGGGKNPERSAIKQVASGRFGVTAEYLVNSDVMQIKVAQGAKPGEGGQLPGHKVDATIAKVRHSTPGVGLISPPPHHDIYSIEDLAQLIYDLKNVNPAADVSVKLVSEVGVGTVAAGVAKARADHITISGYDGGTGASPLTSLKHAGSPWEMGLAETHQTLVLNGLRSRVALQVDGGLRTGRDVIIGALLGADEFGFSTAPLIAAGCIMMRKCHLNTCPVGVATQDPVLRKRFKGTPEHVINFFFYVAEEVRALLAEMGFTHIDQIIGDADLLEKRDVIQHWKAQGLDFSRMFYKPDVPHEAAHWTERQKHPIDDVLDRKLIELARPALEAKQPVKIEVDIRNVDRSTGAMLSGEVAKRFKHKGLREDTIQVKLTGTAGQSFGAFLARGISFELVGAGNDYVGKGLSGGRLVIRPPEEARIVAADSIIVGNTVLYGATEGEAYFAGVAGERFAVRNSGVAAVVEGVGDHGCEYMTGGVVVVIGKTGRNFAAGMSGGVAYVLDEAGDFAERCNMAMVELEPVPEEDDLMEKLLHHGGDLDHKGRVDVSGDMTSHDEERLYQLISNHVHYTGSVRGREILDDWTTFRPKFRKIMPVEYRRALIEMERMRMGVAAE
- a CDS encoding glutamate synthase subunit beta; this translates as MGKVTGFLEIDRQVHKYQPASDRIRHFREFTLPMSDKEVEKQAARCMDCGIPFCHGPTGCPIHNQIPDWNDLVYNRDWDNAIRNLHSTNNFPEFTGRICPAPCEEACTLNLEDIPVAIKTVEQAIADKAYETGHIRPYPPEKKTGKRVAIIGSGPAGMAAAQQLGRAGHDVHVYERESRPGGLMRYGIPDFKIEKHYIDRRIEQMQGEGVTFHCGVNVGVDKPVAELLAEHDAVLYCGGSETPRAANIPGDDLGGVHDAMPYLVQQNRRVGGEPIQSVAWPSHPIIAGGQHVVVVGGGDTASDCVGTAFRQGAVRVTQLDIRPQPPEKEDKLAVWPYWATKMRTSSSQAEGAEREFQVATLEFIGEEGQLTGVKCCEVDEKRKPIAGTEFVIRADLAFIAIGFAGPAMAGVAKELEGEMKITTDSRRSRNVEANDRDYRTSVDRLYAAGDVRRGQSLVVWAIREGRQAARSIDEALMGSTVLPR